Genomic DNA from Clostridium sp. BJN0013:
GATGAGTCTTGCCTTCCCTTATCATATTTTTAATAGCCTCTGTGGCAATCATAATTTCAAGTGCAGCTATTCTTCCCTTTCCATCTAACTTTGACAAAAGTTGTTGAGATACTATCCCCTTTATTACCGCTGATAATTGTATCTTTATTTGCTGCTGTTGATAAGGTGGAAATACATCTATAATTCTATCTATAGTTTGAGCTGCACCTATAGTATGTAAAGTAGAAAGTACCAAATGGCCAGTTTCAGCAGCAGTAAGTGCAATAGAAATCGTCTCTAAATCTCTCATTTCTCCAACTAAAATTACATCAGGATCTTCTCTTAATACTGCTTTTAAAGCATTAGCATAACTTAAAGAATCTTTACCTATTTCTCTTTGACTTATTAAAGACTTATTATGCTTATGCAAATACTCTATGGGATCTTCAAGGGTTATTATATGAGCTGCCCTGTTAGAATTTATTTCATTTATCATAGCTGCTAAAGTTGTACTTTTCCCACAGCCAGTGGGACCTGTTACTAAATTTAATCCTCTTTTATGACTTAATAATTCTTTTATCACTGGAGGAAAATTAAGTTCATTTAAAGTAGGTACCTTCAATCCTACAACTCTTACTGCAATAGCACTACTTCCTCTTTGTTTAAACACATTTACTCTGAATCTTCCAAGTCCTGATATAGAAAAGGATATATCAATTTCACCAATTCTCATATACTTTTCATAATCTTCTTCTAATATTTCTCTGCTAAATCTATCTGTATCCGATGGCTGTAATTTTTCCTTTCCCAATTTTTTAAGCTTTCCATTTATTCTCATAACAGGAGTCGCTCCCACTGTGAGATGTAAATCTGATGCATTTTCTTCTACAGTTTTTTCCAATAAACTTTTTAGCGATACCACTTTAGGTTCCCCTTTCACAAACATTTGCTATTTATATTTATATTATTACTATATACAATAAACTCATATCAGCTATTTTTACACTATCGAATTGATTACTTATTTAAACTATCCCTTATCTATAATCGTCCTTTATAACTAAATTTTTATATATATTTTTAATTTAAATAAAATTATTTTTTGTAAAAACTAAACAAGTATATAAATGGCAATATAAATTCCACGTATATGTTTTATTACTTTTATTATAATTTTCTAATATATAACTTAACATATACCATGGAATTTATTAAAAATATTAATTCTATTTTCATTATTTCTGCTAATATTACTTTGCACCATAATTTAGTTCTTTATATAACTTTTTTAAAGCTTTTTTTTCAATTCTGGATACATAAGATCTTGATATTCCAAGAATTTTAGCTATTTCCCTCTGAGTTTTTGGCTTACCTTCTAAAAGTCCATACCTCATTTCCACTACACTTTTTTCCCTTTGTGATAAACAGGTATTTATTTTAGAATATAATTTTTTTACTTGTATTTTTTGTTCTACTATTTCAATTATAGAATCTTCGTCGCTACTCAGTACATCCATGAGAGATATTTCATTACCTTCCTTATCTACACCTATTGGATCCTGCAAATACACTTCATTTTTAATTTTTTTATTATTCCTTATAAGCATTAATATTTCATTCTCTATGCATTTTGCCGCATATGTTGCCAGCCTGGTACCCTTACATGAATCAAAAGAATCTATTGCTTTAATTAATCCTACAGTTCCAATAGAAATCAGATCATCCACATCTTTACCAGGATATGAATATTTTTTTACAATATGTGCTACTAGCCTCAAATTTCTCTCTACTAAAATACTTTTAGCAAGTAAATCTCCTTCTTTTAATTTCTTTAAATAATACCTTTCTTCTTCATCATTTAAAGGTTGAGGAAATGAACTATTATTTGTAACATAAGCTGTCATAAACACTACATTTCCTAGAATGTCTAATAAGCAATTTGTTAAAAACACTGGCTGCTCCTCCTAATAGTGCTTATTAATATACTATGAACAGCCTTTTTAAAAAGTGCATATATAAAAAAATTTATTTGATTTTTTATATTTTATTTTAAATAAGGTTTTATCTTTAAAACTATATTTTTAAAAATTGGAGCTGCCGTATTTCCTCCACTTTCACTATCCTTATCTATATCTTGAACAAATACAACCATAGAATAATATTTCCCATAGACTTTAAAAAATCCTACAAACCATCCATCGGAATGTTCTTCTGCATTTTTATTTTGTCCTGTTAATTCTATCCTTTGAGTACTTCCAGTTTTTCCACCTACTTCCATACCATCTATATATGCAGATTTTCCAGTACCATTTTTTACTACATTTATCATTTGATTTTTCATCTCTTCTGCTGTAGATTTTTTTATTACAGAGGTACTTTCTGTACTTAATGCCTCTATAGTATTATTTTTGTCATTTACATAGGCATCCAATAGATAGGGTTTAACGTATGTTCCACCATTTATAACTGTATTTGGTATACTTATAGCCTCTATTGGCGTTATTCTGATATTCTGGCCTATAGCTGCAAGTCCTACACTACCATCACTGGAGTCAGGATTTTTTACTTCAAATAACCCTTCCTTTTCTCCGTCCAAATTTAATACTTTTTCAAATAATCCCTGAGATTTTGCATTATCATAAAAATTATTAAATCCAACCTTATTTCCTATCTGTGCAAATACATCATTAGAGGATAATGCTAAAGCTTCTCCTGATGTTAAAACATTATACTTTTTATTTTCTTCCCCATATAATCCTGTACTGGTAAATTTATCATTTGTTTTTATTATATTTTTATCAAGGCCAGCTTCTTCTACAATAACTTTAAATGTAGATCCTGGAAAAAAGCCATGATTAGTGGAAATACCTAAATTCACATTAGGTTTTGTATCATCCTTTTGTACTAAAGCTTTTATTCTACCAGTGCCAGCTTCCATTAAAATAACCCCAATTTGACCAAAATTTTTATTTTCACTACTATTTAATATTTCTTTTATGCTATTTTGTATATTTTTATCTAAAGTTAATCTTACATTCACATTATTCTCTGGCAAACTAGTTTTTTCATTTATTATTTTACCATTTGCATCTCTTTCAAATACAATTTGGAGCTTTTCATTATCTCTAGTTTTTTCATATATCTTCATCTCTAAAGAATCTTTAGATTTCATTGTATTATCTGCAGTTCTCTTGGGATTTAAAAGTAAATTTTCTATGCTCCATACTCCGGTTCTATTTAAAGGAGAATATTCATATATATAAAATCCATTTACATCATGTATATTTTTTAATTTATTATAAGTACTCAAATCAATCTGATAGTATAATTTTTGACTGGTATTCAATATTCCAACCTTAGCTAAATCATAATCCTCATTATAATTTCTAAGAGTATATATTAATGTCAACATACTTTCTGAATTTACATCTGGATTATCTTTTAAAAATATATCTGGGGATATTACAACATAATACTCTTTATTATAATTCATAATCTGTTGTCCATTACAATCATATAGTATATACTTGGCATCTGTCAAAGATTCTTTATAGGAATATTGAGAATTAGCCATTACGCTAAGCTCATCTTCTTTTAAATATTGCAGACTTATTATTTTAAAATATAGTATTAGAAATATAATATTAAAAATCAAAAATAAACTGCATTGTCTCTTTTTTATTAAATTTCTATTTATTTTTAACATAAAAAACACCTCATCTAGACTAAATTTTTGTCCAAAATAAGGTATTTTATTCATTGCTAAATAATTATTCAAATATATTTAAAATTTTTTTAATTTTATAAGCATATCTCCTTTTTCAAGCTTTTTATTTACCTTAGCTGTAAATATCATTTGGGCCACCGGTGCAGATTCTATTCCTTCACCCTCTTCATCTTTCAAATCATCTAAATTTACACAAAAACTATCTCCCTCTGGCCTTAGTACCTCTACATTATCTCTGTTAAAAACTTTATTTCTCTGCTCTATAACTGCTATACCCTTACAGTTATCATAACTTTTGACTATACCTACTATATCGTAATCTCTTATGTAAGAAGAGGTTTCATGAATCTGACTAGAAGTATCTCCAAAATAGAAGCCTGTGAAATAAACTCTATGGCTTGCTTTCATTAAATCTTCCATCCATTTATCTTGAAATACATAATTTTTAGGATCTTGAAAATAGGCATCAATAGCCCTCCTATAGGCCTTTACTACAGTAGCTACATAATAAGAACTTTTCATTCTGCCTTCTATTTTAAATGAATCTATACCACTTTTTACCAGTTCGGGAATATATTCTATCATACAGAGATCCTTTGAATTTAATATATAAGCTCCTCTATCATCTTCAAATACAGGGAAATATTCCCCAGGTCTTTTTTCTTCCATTAAATAATATTTATATCTACAGGGTTGGGCACACTGCCCTCTATTTGAATCTCTTCCTGTCATATAATTTGAAAGCACACACCTGCCTGAATAAGATATACACATGGAACCATGAACAAATGCCTCTATTTCACAGCTTTCTGGTAGATATTCTCTTATCTCTTTTATCTCTTTAAAGGACAACTCTCTTGCAAGTACTATTCTCTTCATACCCTGACTATGCCAGAAGCTGGCGGATTTCCAATTTACATTATTAGCTTGAGTGCTTAAATGCAATTCCAAGTCAGGTACAACTTCTTTTGCAGTAATTATTATTCCTGGATCTGATACAAGTATTGCATCTGCTTTTAATTCATATAAATTTTTTAAATAATCTTCCAATCCTTTTAAATCTTCATTGTGAGGAAATACATTTACAGTTATAAATACCTTTTTATTTCTACTATGGGCATACTCTATTCCTTCTTTTAGTTCTTCATCTGTAAAGTTATCTGCAAACGCCCTTAAATTCAGCCTGCTTCCTCCAAGATAAACCGCATCAGCCCCAAAATTTATGGCTGTTTTTAGTTTTTCTAAGTTTCCAGCTGGGGCTAAAAGCTCTGGTTTTTTCACATTAATTCCTCCTCACTGTAACAGCTATACCATCTCCCATAGGTATAATTGATGTAATAAATTTATTATTGTCAGATATATTATTTAAGTACTCTCTCATTCTTTTAACTATAGTTATTTTTCTTTTTATAACTAATTTATCCCATGCAACCATTCCCCTGAAAAGTACATTATCAGCCACTATTATTCCATCTTTACCTAATAATTTCAAACAATAGGGTAAAAATTGATTATAGTGTCCTTTTCCTGCATCCATAAATATAAAATCGTATTTTTCTTCTATATTTTTAAGCACTTCCAAACAATCTCCCTCAATAACCTGAATACAATCCGTAAATTTATACTTTTCTATATTTGTTCTGGCAATTTTAACCATATTCTTATCTCTTTCCACTGTAGTTATCAAACTTTTTTTTCCAGAACTTATACTCATTAAAATTGCAGAATAACCAATGGCTGTTCCAAGTTCCAAAATCTTCAAAGGTTTTTTTATATTTATCATGAGCTCTAAAAATCTCGCTACTTCTTTTTGAACTATGGGCACGGAATTCTCCTTTGCATAGTCCTCCAATTCTTTTAATGAATCATTATGTTCTTCTATTAATGACCTTATATAACACTCTATATAATCATGTGCAACATTACTCATTTTTCCCTCCCAAAAATCAATCTCCCTGGGTAGCCTTTTTTACCTGTAAAAACTTTTCGTTATCATCCGTAAAAAAATGTGTGCCATCATTATTGGAAACAAAATAAAGATAGTTTGTATTAGAAGGTTTTATAGCTGCCAGAATACATCCTTTTCCAGGATTGCATATAGGCCCCTCTGGAAGTCCCTGTACTTTATAGGTATTATACACAGAATCAACTTCCAAATCTTTATAATATAATTTATCCTTATGCACTCCCAGGGCATATAATACTGTGGCACAAGATTGAAGCTTCATTCCTTTTTGTAATCTGTTATAAAACACAGAAGCTGCTTTTCCTCTTTCTTCTGGAATTTCTACTTCTTTTTCCACTATGGAAGCCATGGTTATTATATCATCAAGATTATTACCTTTTAACTGTACACCGGTATCCTGCTCTATTTCTTCTATAACTGAAGTAAACCTATCCAGCATAATATCAATTATAGCTTTTCCGTTACTTCCCTTCAAAAGCTCATAAGTATCTGGAAACAGATATCCCTCTAAATTATATCTTTTTTTAGAATCTCCTTTTATAAAATCAGGTAATTTATAATTTTTACAGCTTTTTAAAAAATCTGTACTTGATATTATATCTTTTTTCTCTAAAATACTTCCTATATGTTCTATATCATATCCCTCAGGTATTAAAACTTTCACAGGTTCATCATCCCTAATTCCCATTTTTAAGTAGGTTTGAAATTTATCTATAGATATATTTTTTGAAAAAGAATATTTTCCCTGTTTTACTTCAATATTTCCAAAATGTCTATTTATATACCATTTTAATATGAGTGCATTTTTTACCAATTTTTCTTCCTCTAATTTATCTACAACCTGTGATAAATTTTTTTCACCATTTATATTAATACTAACTTTTTTTTCATTAGATTTAAGTGGATATTTTATATTTTCTGCTACAAAATATAAAATTCCCACTACTATAATTAAAGCCAAACTACAAAGCAAAAAAATACTTTTTAAGTTTTTTTTCACCATTAACAACCCTTCCTATTTTTTTCTCATGGCTTTCCTTCTCTGTTCTGAATTTAATATCTTCTTTCTCATTCTTATACTTTTAGGAGTTACTTCCACCAGTTCATCTGATGCTATAAACTCCAGTGACTTTTCCAGAGTCATTTCATTTAAAGGCACTAATTTTAAGGCTTCATCAGCTCCTGAAGATCTGGTATTTGACAGATGCTTTTTCTTGCATACATTTACCTCTATATCCTCCGCTCTAGAACACTCTCCAGCTATCATTCCTTCATATACTTCTACTCCTGGTCCTATAAACAATGTTCCTCTTTCCTGGGCATTATAGAGTCCATAGGTTATAGATGTTCCCGTTTCAAATACCACAAGCGATCCCCTTGTTCTTTCGGGTATGTCCCCTTTATATTCTTCATAATCATCCAATAGGTGGTTCATTATGCCATTTCCTTTAGTATCCGTCATAAATTCATTTCTAAATCCAATAAGTCCCCTTGCAGGTATTTTAAACTCCAATCTAACATAGCCATTTACTGCAGAAGTCATATTTACCATATTAGCCTTTCTAGGCCCTAATTTCTCCATAACTACTCCCATAAATTCTTCTGGCACGTCTATAATAAGATGTTCAATAGGCTCTAACTTTTTTCCATTTTTTTCTTTAAATATAACTGTAGGTTTTGAAACCTGAAACTCATAACCTTCTCTTCTCATAGTTTCTATTAATATTGAAAGATGAAGTTCTCCTCTTCCGCTTACCTTAAAGCAGTCAGGTGAATCAGTCTCTTCCACTCTAAGGGATACATTAGTTTCCAGTTCTCTCATAAGTCTGTCCCTTAGATGTCTAGAAGTTACAAAATTTCCTTCTCTCCCAGCAAAAGGAGAATCATTTACCATAAAGTTCATACTCAATGTAGGCTCATCTATGCTAACAAAAGCAATAGCTTCAGGTTTTGATATATCTGCAATAGTTTCTCCTATATTTATATCCTGAATGCCAGAAACTGCAACTATATCCCCAAGTTTAGCCTCATTTACCTCTTCCTTCTTAAGTCCGTTATAAGTATATAAATTAGATACCTTTA
This window encodes:
- a CDS encoding type IV pilus twitching motility protein PilT, with the translated sequence MVSLKSLLEKTVEENASDLHLTVGATPVMRINGKLKKLGKEKLQPSDTDRFSREILEEDYEKYMRIGEIDISFSISGLGRFRVNVFKQRGSSAIAVRVVGLKVPTLNELNFPPVIKELLSHKRGLNLVTGPTGCGKSTTLAAMINEINSNRAAHIITLEDPIEYLHKHNKSLISQREIGKDSLSYANALKAVLREDPDVILVGEMRDLETISIALTAAETGHLVLSTLHTIGAAQTIDRIIDVFPPYQQQQIKIQLSAVIKGIVSQQLLSKLDGKGRIAALEIMIATEAIKNMIREGKTHQIESSMQTGIKYGMKTMDMSLSELYRKGYISYESALAHSIDRNILTRMISL
- the mltG gene encoding endolytic transglycosylase MltG: MVKKNLKSIFLLCSLALIIVVGILYFVAENIKYPLKSNEKKVSININGEKNLSQVVDKLEEEKLVKNALILKWYINRHFGNIEVKQGKYSFSKNISIDKFQTYLKMGIRDDEPVKVLIPEGYDIEHIGSILEKKDIISSTDFLKSCKNYKLPDFIKGDSKKRYNLEGYLFPDTYELLKGSNGKAIIDIMLDRFTSVIEEIEQDTGVQLKGNNLDDIITMASIVEKEVEIPEERGKAASVFYNRLQKGMKLQSCATVLYALGVHKDKLYYKDLEVDSVYNTYKVQGLPEGPICNPGKGCILAAIKPSNTNYLYFVSNNDGTHFFTDDNEKFLQVKKATQGD
- a CDS encoding penicillin-binding transpeptidase domain-containing protein, which encodes MNNYLAMNKIPYFGQKFSLDEVFFMLKINRNLIKKRQCSLFLIFNIIFLILYFKIISLQYLKEDELSVMANSQYSYKESLTDAKYILYDCNGQQIMNYNKEYYVVISPDIFLKDNPDVNSESMLTLIYTLRNYNEDYDLAKVGILNTSQKLYYQIDLSTYNKLKNIHDVNGFYIYEYSPLNRTGVWSIENLLLNPKRTADNTMKSKDSLEMKIYEKTRDNEKLQIVFERDANGKIINEKTSLPENNVNVRLTLDKNIQNSIKEILNSSENKNFGQIGVILMEAGTGRIKALVQKDDTKPNVNLGISTNHGFFPGSTFKVIVEEAGLDKNIIKTNDKFTSTGLYGEENKKYNVLTSGEALALSSNDVFAQIGNKVGFNNFYDNAKSQGLFEKVLNLDGEKEGLFEVKNPDSSDGSVGLAAIGQNIRITPIEAISIPNTVINGGTYVKPYLLDAYVNDKNNTIEALSTESTSVIKKSTAEEMKNQMINVVKNGTGKSAYIDGMEVGGKTGSTQRIELTGQNKNAEEHSDGWFVGFFKVYGKYYSMVVFVQDIDKDSESGGNTAAPIFKNIVLKIKPYLK
- the typA gene encoding translational GTPase TypA: MDLFTRNDIRNVAIIAHVDHGKTTLVDALLRQSNIFRENEKIEERVMDSNDLERERGITILSKNTSVIHKGVKINIVDTPGHADFGGEVERVLEMVDSVLLVVDAYEGPMPQTKFVLKKALELKLEPIVVINKIDRPDARASEVLDEIFDLFVELGASDSQLDFQVVYCSAKAGFAKYEIEDDSTTMEPLFDTIIKNVPAPEGYIDMPLQMLVTTIDHNEYVGRIGVGKITRGTIKKNQQVALIRKGNKIENVKVSNLYTYNGLKKEEVNEAKLGDIVAVSGIQDINIGETIADISKPEAIAFVSIDEPTLSMNFMVNDSPFAGREGNFVTSRHLRDRLMRELETNVSLRVEETDSPDCFKVSGRGELHLSILIETMRREGYEFQVSKPTVIFKEKNGKKLEPIEHLIIDVPEEFMGVVMEKLGPRKANMVNMTSAVNGYVRLEFKIPARGLIGFRNEFMTDTKGNGIMNHLLDDYEEYKGDIPERTRGSLVVFETGTSITYGLYNAQERGTLFIGPGVEVYEGMIAGECSRAEDIEVNVCKKKHLSNTRSSGADEALKLVPLNEMTLEKSLEFIASDELVEVTPKSIRMRKKILNSEQRRKAMRKK
- a CDS encoding O-methyltransferase, with protein sequence MSNVAHDYIECYIRSLIEEHNDSLKELEDYAKENSVPIVQKEVARFLELMINIKKPLKILELGTAIGYSAILMSISSGKKSLITTVERDKNMVKIARTNIEKYKFTDCIQVIEGDCLEVLKNIEEKYDFIFMDAGKGHYNQFLPYCLKLLGKDGIIVADNVLFRGMVAWDKLVIKRKITIVKRMREYLNNISDNNKFITSIIPMGDGIAVTVRRN
- a CDS encoding U32 family peptidase codes for the protein MKKPELLAPAGNLEKLKTAINFGADAVYLGGSRLNLRAFADNFTDEELKEGIEYAHSRNKKVFITVNVFPHNEDLKGLEDYLKNLYELKADAILVSDPGIIITAKEVVPDLELHLSTQANNVNWKSASFWHSQGMKRIVLARELSFKEIKEIREYLPESCEIEAFVHGSMCISYSGRCVLSNYMTGRDSNRGQCAQPCRYKYYLMEEKRPGEYFPVFEDDRGAYILNSKDLCMIEYIPELVKSGIDSFKIEGRMKSSYYVATVVKAYRRAIDAYFQDPKNYVFQDKWMEDLMKASHRVYFTGFYFGDTSSQIHETSSYIRDYDIVGIVKSYDNCKGIAVIEQRNKVFNRDNVEVLRPEGDSFCVNLDDLKDEEGEGIESAPVAQMIFTAKVNKKLEKGDMLIKLKKF
- the sigK gene encoding RNA polymerase sporulation sigma factor SigK gives rise to the protein MFLTNCLLDILGNVVFMTAYVTNNSSFPQPLNDEEERYYLKKLKEGDLLAKSILVERNLRLVAHIVKKYSYPGKDVDDLISIGTVGLIKAIDSFDSCKGTRLATYAAKCIENEILMLIRNNKKIKNEVYLQDPIGVDKEGNEISLMDVLSSDEDSIIEIVEQKIQVKKLYSKINTCLSQREKSVVEMRYGLLEGKPKTQREIAKILGISRSYVSRIEKKALKKLYKELNYGAK